Part of the Aquamicrobium lusatiense genome is shown below.
TTGGAGCCGCCTGCGCCTTCGGTGCAGCGTCGCCCTTGTTCGTCGTCATGCTGCTGCCCCGGACCTTGCAAAAATAGGCCGCTTGCGCGTGGGAAACCTGCAAAGTGGTTCCGGTCGAGGTCACGCCGTTTTCGCACTTGATCGTGTAAACGCCGTTGAGCACGTGGATTGAATACGCATAGGCGCCGGAGACCGGAGCGAGAAGCAAGACGGACGCAATGGCGGCTTTGGCGATGGTTTTGATGGTCATGGTTCATTCCTCCTCTTGAACATGCCGGAGGATGCCTGCCTCTGTTTGAACCTTCGCTGTAAACGCCATTCAGGAGGCGTTCAGCATGCGTTTCGCTTTCGGCCGGCCTGAAATCGCATGCTGATGCCGGCCGCCGAACGACCCCGCGGATGCTACAGATATTTCTCGATTGCCTTACCGGCCTTGAGGAAGCGCAGCGGATTGAGCGGTGTGCCGTTCTGGCGGACTTCATAGTGGAGGTGCGGGCCGGTCGACCGGCCGGTGTTCCCGGTGCGTCCGACAATGTCACCAGCTTCAACCTTCTGCCCTTCGCTCACCGAGATTCGGCTGAGATGTGCGTAACGGGTTGAGAAACCCTGCCCATGGTCGATCTCGACCATGCGTCCATAGCCGCCACTCCATTCAGCTTTGACCACGGTTCCCGCCGCGGATGCTCTGGCCTCCATTCCCACGGGGGCTCGAAAATCCATGCCCGAATGGAAAGCAGCCGAACCGATCAGCGGATCCCTGCGCACACCGAACGTGCTGGTTACGGCATGGCCGGGCGCGGGATTGGACAGAGGCAGCCGTCGCACCTCGCTCTTGACATGGCTCAGCGTTTGCAGGGCTTCATCGAGTTCCCTGAGCCTCATGTCGAAAAGATTCGCCGTGTCGACCGGAATCAGTGGCCCACCGACATCGGTTCTGGCCATGCCGTCGGCCGGAAGATCCAGATCGACCGGAAGGCCTGCCGTTTCGAGGGCGTTGGAGATAGCATCGGCGCTCAATGAAGCCGCATCGGCCAGCTGCGTGATGTGGGCAAGCTGATCGTCCTCGATCTCTTTGAGCGAGCGGTTGATGGTGACGAACAGCTCGTCGGCACGATCGGCTTGCGATCCAGTCTGTGCAGGCGAGGCATAGGCTGTCATGACCGGCATGGACGCCGGATCCGCGCCACGCGTGGTCCAGTTTGCGAAGGGATTGGCCCCGGCAGCAGCGGCGCTGACCGGCTTCTCAGGTTTTTCGATCGAGCCGGTGATT
Proteins encoded:
- a CDS encoding peptidoglycan DD-metalloendopeptidase family protein, which encodes MVTAVQSSVFGKRREPHTVIIARGDEIRHFTVRPWIAALAGSLAIALSIGYLGATSYLVLRDNIISAATARQARVQQAYEDRISALRAQVDRITSRQLLDQQLMETRVTELIERQSRLSDRHGRLGPILDRAGREISGPLPLSAPLPSQRNSAVPEITGSIEKPEKPVSAAAAGANPFANWTTRGADPASMPVMTAYASPAQTGSQADRADELFVTINRSLKEIEDDQLAHITQLADAASLSADAISNALETAGLPVDLDLPADGMARTDVGGPLIPVDTANLFDMRLRELDEALQTLSHVKSEVRRLPLSNPAPGHAVTSTFGVRRDPLIGSAAFHSGMDFRAPVGMEARASAAGTVVKAEWSGGYGRMVEIDHGQGFSTRYAHLSRISVSEGQKVEAGDIVGRTGNTGRSTGPHLHYEVRQNGTPLNPLRFLKAGKAIEKYL